The Paenibacillus sp. RUD330 genome has a segment encoding these proteins:
- a CDS encoding YlbF family regulator yields MNVYDRAYELAQALQGSLEAKQVMEARAAADRDPDARRMLADFQRRQLELQQRMMGGEEPSAEELDGLGKLYELLSLNPLVQDYFEAEKRLGVVYEDVNRIIGNSMQSVLLP; encoded by the coding sequence ATGAACGTATATGATCGTGCTTACGAGCTGGCCCAAGCCCTGCAGGGCAGTCTGGAGGCCAAGCAGGTCATGGAAGCCCGCGCGGCGGCGGACCGGGATCCCGATGCCCGGCGGATGCTGGCCGACTTCCAGCGGCGCCAGCTCGAGCTGCAGCAGCGCATGATGGGCGGCGAGGAGCCGTCCGCCGAAGAGCTGGACGGCCTCGGCAAGCTGTACGAGCTGCTGAGCCTCAATCCGCTCGTTCAGGACTACTTCGAGGCCGAGAAGCGCCTTGGCGTCGTGTATGAGGATGTGAACCGGATCATCGGCAACTCCATGCAATCCGTGCTGCTTCCTTAA
- a CDS encoding GHKL domain-containing protein gives MNIDYSLLMRSATLYVFVSFPQSLIFTCFTFQFLGIRTEGSWKRMIGFVAASSLYTDLFFFELPAWAHFSNTILSIAFFLWLFFRKMSLRQRLVTQALLLVFVILSDMVTMGAAVQFTAYESVLSGPVWLKIAVCWPSFALFALAALLMERRNIHPGAMLKKGLSKAAGSSMFYFILVVSLQFMLLALLFLEHYVVSGVRQTSSLLLVLSVSTTAPVIFMALRLIAQARREGEDKGGQAFEGDLVRMLATIRGQRHDFINHVQTMHLMLKLGKREELTAYMGEVLEEIEAVNRVAADLAALPFPAVAALLSVKEEAAKCLGISLDYEIADLLRAAALPPLKSIDLVRITANLLDNAFDEAAELPAGQREVRLEASLGVRGMTIAVSNRCRAGADPALLQKMFRAGYSTKPSGSGHSGLGLSIVAERARHYRGTASARLEGSFLCVSVVLPCSPVPSGGGEAASGTDRAGAGTETAMGTR, from the coding sequence GTGAATATCGATTACAGCCTGCTCATGCGCTCCGCCACTCTCTATGTGTTCGTATCCTTTCCTCAGAGCCTCATCTTCACGTGCTTCACCTTTCAATTTCTCGGCATCCGGACCGAAGGCTCCTGGAAGCGGATGATTGGATTCGTCGCGGCGTCCTCCCTATATACCGATCTTTTCTTCTTCGAGCTTCCCGCCTGGGCGCATTTCAGCAATACGATCCTTTCCATCGCTTTTTTTCTCTGGCTGTTTTTCCGGAAAATGAGTCTGCGGCAGCGCCTCGTGACGCAGGCGCTGCTTCTTGTCTTCGTCATCCTGTCGGATATGGTTACAATGGGCGCCGCGGTTCAATTCACCGCCTACGAGAGCGTCCTGAGCGGACCCGTCTGGCTGAAGATCGCCGTCTGCTGGCCCTCCTTCGCCTTGTTCGCGCTGGCGGCGCTGCTGATGGAGCGCCGGAATATCCATCCCGGAGCCATGCTGAAAAAGGGCTTGTCAAAAGCGGCAGGGTCGTCGATGTTCTATTTCATCCTGGTCGTCTCCCTGCAGTTCATGCTGCTGGCGCTCCTGTTTCTCGAGCATTATGTCGTCAGCGGCGTCCGGCAAACCTCATCGCTCCTTCTCGTTCTGAGCGTCTCGACGACCGCCCCGGTCATCTTCATGGCGCTCCGGCTGATCGCCCAGGCACGCCGCGAAGGGGAAGACAAGGGCGGACAGGCATTCGAAGGCGATCTCGTCCGGATGCTCGCTACGATCCGGGGACAGCGGCATGATTTCATCAATCATGTCCAGACGATGCATCTCATGCTGAAGCTCGGCAAGCGGGAAGAGCTGACGGCTTATATGGGAGAGGTGCTGGAGGAGATCGAGGCCGTCAACCGGGTCGCAGCCGATCTCGCCGCCTTGCCGTTTCCGGCCGTCGCCGCCCTTCTCAGCGTCAAGGAAGAGGCGGCCAAGTGCCTCGGCATCTCGCTGGACTACGAGATCGCCGATCTGCTTCGGGCAGCCGCGCTGCCTCCACTCAAGAGCATCGATCTCGTCCGCATTACGGCGAACCTGCTCGACAACGCCTTCGACGAGGCCGCGGAGCTGCCGGCGGGACAGCGCGAAGTCCGGCTCGAAGCCTCCCTCGGCGTGCGCGGCATGACCATCGCCGTCTCCAACCGCTGCCGGGCCGGAGCGGATCCGGCGCTCCTTCAAAAAATGTTCCGGGCGGGATATTCCACCAAGCCGTCCGGCTCGGGCCACTCCGGACTCGGGCTTTCCATCGTGGCGGAGCGCGCCAGACACTACAGGGGAACCGCTTCCGCCCGGCTCGAGGGCTCCTTCCTCTGCGTCAGCGTCGTCCTTCCTTGCTCGCCTGTGCCGTCCGGCGGCGGAGAGGCAGCGTCAGGAACGGACCGGGCAGGCGCGGGAACCGAAACTGCCATGGGGACCCGATGA
- a CDS encoding YheC/YheD family protein, with amino-acid sequence MLKSKITVQVPQAGTLAEDTILLGDAYVKQYKLPPGHPVTLKFGSFRTTVRISSGGKGDVMKIGASLARQMGIPGGAVLRSSYKQSSSTLSLGPLIGVLISRDYPQQTDRPFGAITMFCRELVDACAAQGASVYFLTPDAAVSGSRIEGWIYNGGWRKTSMPVPDVVNNRLTARKLENRPSVQQFFKEAKSRYGTQVFNEKFLDKNEVFGALGHESSLAKYLPDSRLLRSYADLKSMAARHPVLFLKPERGSLGKGIIRVSKLEGESVLATYTAPAGIRRQSYPSLAKLYSSLGGKLKTVRYQLQQGLTLIDIGKRPVDFRALVQKNHSGSWALTSIVARTAGSNHFVSNLARGGTLSRVKEAVARSNLAPGYKAGAGSKLQKAALDIAQGIDARIPAHFGELGIDLALDTGGRVWLLEVNSKPSKNDNTPLNEGKIRPSVRNMIQYSRYLAGF; translated from the coding sequence ATGCTTAAATCCAAAATCACCGTCCAGGTGCCGCAGGCAGGCACCTTGGCCGAGGATACCATCCTGCTGGGCGATGCTTATGTCAAGCAATACAAACTGCCGCCCGGCCACCCTGTCACCTTGAAGTTCGGCTCGTTCCGGACCACGGTGCGCATCTCATCCGGAGGCAAAGGCGACGTCATGAAAATCGGCGCCTCGCTCGCCCGCCAAATGGGCATACCGGGAGGAGCCGTCCTGCGATCGAGCTACAAGCAGAGCTCGAGCACCTTGTCGCTCGGCCCTCTGATCGGCGTCCTCATCAGCCGGGATTATCCGCAGCAGACGGACCGGCCGTTCGGGGCGATCACGATGTTCTGCCGGGAGCTGGTGGACGCCTGCGCCGCCCAAGGCGCCTCCGTCTACTTCCTGACTCCCGATGCGGCGGTATCGGGCTCGCGCATCGAGGGGTGGATCTACAACGGCGGCTGGCGGAAAACGAGCATGCCCGTACCGGATGTGGTCAACAACCGGCTTACCGCGCGCAAGCTGGAGAACCGCCCTTCGGTGCAGCAGTTTTTCAAGGAAGCGAAATCACGATACGGAACTCAAGTATTCAACGAGAAATTTCTGGATAAAAACGAGGTGTTCGGCGCTCTCGGCCACGAAAGCAGCCTCGCCAAGTACCTCCCGGATTCCAGGCTGCTGCGCAGCTACGCCGATCTCAAGTCGATGGCGGCGCGGCATCCCGTCCTGTTCCTCAAGCCCGAACGCGGAAGCCTCGGCAAAGGGATCATCCGGGTGAGCAAGCTCGAGGGCGAAAGCGTGCTGGCCACCTATACGGCGCCGGCCGGCATCCGCCGCCAATCGTATCCCAGCCTGGCTAAGCTGTATTCCTCGCTGGGCGGCAAGCTGAAAACCGTGCGCTACCAGCTGCAGCAAGGCCTCACCCTCATCGATATCGGCAAGCGGCCCGTCGACTTCCGGGCGCTCGTGCAGAAAAACCATAGCGGCAGCTGGGCGCTCACTTCCATCGTCGCCCGTACGGCGGGCAGCAATCACTTCGTATCGAACCTCGCCCGCGGCGGCACGCTCAGCCGGGTCAAGGAAGCGGTGGCGCGGAGCAATCTGGCTCCCGGCTACAAGGCCGGCGCCGGCTCCAAGCTGCAAAAAGCCGCGCTCGATATCGCGCAAGGCATCGACGCCCGGATACCGGCCCACTTCGGCGAGCTGGGCATCGACCTGGCCCTCGATACCGGGGGCAGGGTATGGCTGCTGGAGGTCAACTCCAAGCCTTCCAAAAACGACAACACGCCGCTGAACGAAGGCAAGATTCGTCCTTCGGTACGCAACATGATCCAGTATTCCCGCTACCTGGCGGGATTCTGA
- a CDS encoding YheC/YheD family protein → MRGNRSSVGVLVSDIHEGEDGREQRRTFPEDSFLAALSSRAEELGVDLYVFTPGGLDPDSGILTGYVRESCGWSEREVPWPAVIYDRCGPLVAGRIRPYRNTLSRLAALQPHVVLNGWLPGKSAQYDALRRSGAELAELVPPSRPLAGRQALCETAESYGSLFLKPDGGMQGRGVISAAPAAEGGWLVRGRDGGSRPFRSLQPDLDAAAALICRLAGRTRYVVQPCLPLCDRLGRPFDIRALVQKDGRGEWRLTGTAMRRGRPGGVASNLHGGGEAIPARDGLSMQLGPAAADAVAARIDRLALAAAEAAESSFGRFAELGLDFGVEPDGRLWLLEMNSRPGREAFSGFAGGTARTAVERPLLYARLLCGGPSPTPAGSSLVRN, encoded by the coding sequence ATGAGAGGCAACCGAAGCAGCGTCGGCGTCCTGGTATCGGATATCCATGAAGGAGAGGACGGCCGGGAGCAGCGCAGGACGTTTCCGGAAGACAGCTTTCTCGCCGCCCTCAGCAGCCGGGCCGAAGAGCTCGGAGTGGATCTGTACGTGTTCACTCCGGGAGGCCTGGATCCGGACAGCGGCATTCTTACGGGCTATGTAAGGGAGAGCTGCGGCTGGTCCGAAAGGGAGGTCCCTTGGCCTGCCGTCATCTACGACCGCTGCGGCCCTCTCGTCGCCGGCCGCATCCGCCCCTATAGAAATACATTGAGCCGGCTCGCTGCCCTGCAGCCCCATGTCGTCCTGAACGGCTGGCTGCCCGGCAAATCCGCCCAGTACGATGCTCTGCGCCGCAGCGGCGCCGAGCTCGCCGAGCTCGTGCCTCCAAGCCGGCCGCTGGCCGGCAGGCAGGCGCTGTGCGAGACAGCCGAGAGCTACGGATCCCTCTTCCTCAAGCCGGACGGAGGCATGCAAGGCCGCGGCGTCATCAGCGCGGCTCCCGCAGCCGAAGGCGGCTGGCTCGTCCGAGGCCGGGACGGCGGCAGCCGCCCCTTCCGCAGCCTCCAGCCGGATCTGGATGCGGCCGCAGCGCTGATCTGCCGGCTGGCCGGCCGCACCCGCTACGTCGTCCAGCCCTGCCTGCCGCTCTGCGACCGCCTAGGCCGGCCCTTCGACATCCGCGCTCTCGTCCAGAAGGACGGCCGCGGCGAATGGCGGCTGACGGGAACGGCGATGCGCCGGGGAAGGCCCGGAGGCGTCGCCTCCAACCTCCACGGAGGAGGCGAAGCGATTCCGGCCCGTGACGGTCTGTCCATGCAGCTCGGGCCTGCTGCCGCAGACGCGGTCGCAGCCCGCATCGACAGGCTGGCGCTGGCGGCGGCCGAAGCGGCGGAAAGCTCTTTCGGCCGCTTCGCCGAGCTTGGCCTCGACTTCGGCGTCGAGCCGGACGGAAGGCTGTGGCTGCTGGAGATGAACTCCAGGCCGGGGCGCGAAGCCTTTTCCGGCTTCGCCGGCGGAACCGCCCGCACGGCGGTGGAACGGCCGCTGCTCTATGCCCGGCTCCTGTGCGGAGGACCGAGTCCTACGCCCGCAGGAAGCAGCCTCGTCCGCAATTGA
- a CDS encoding YheC/YheD family protein, producing MSLTLCNVHFSGKNDRVVYVSGPLYRSLKLSGKKKLSIKLGRETVTASVKSVKGEGNHVYLGSAIRQHIRVPKSGNVFMLHANEDEVQFGPLVGILSDGYVSSTSPFGTRTGFIKELIRIGDKKAYFFGFAPRDINWQQETVNGYFLNSDGSWYRKTVPLPDVVYNRLPSRKAETGTYISTLRERFVRKGIPFFNWSFFNKSDVYKLLDKDVEALRHLPESVSAPTEEKIKELLSKHSFVYFKPSGGSLGAGIYRLTYQPKKGYFARYRSGGKNVLLRFGTFQGLMKTLHARIGSSFSGYVVQQGIRLVEIDACPIDFRFHMHKNGRNEWVTAGIGAKKAGRGSVTTHIKNGGSLMTPANALSRAFGGETSEVLEKAKKVAVKMSEAIERNYPHRLGELGLDIGIDKDGDVWMFEANAKPGRSIFKHPALKTEGRASLEYILEHCLYLSRFRGRDS from the coding sequence ATGAGTCTTACTTTATGCAATGTGCATTTCTCCGGCAAGAACGACCGGGTGGTCTATGTGTCGGGACCGTTGTACCGGTCGCTGAAGCTGTCCGGAAAAAAGAAGCTGTCGATCAAGCTGGGAAGGGAAACGGTGACGGCCTCGGTGAAGTCCGTCAAGGGGGAAGGCAACCATGTATACCTCGGCTCCGCCATCCGCCAGCATATCCGCGTTCCGAAGTCCGGCAACGTGTTCATGCTGCACGCGAACGAAGACGAGGTCCAATTCGGGCCGCTCGTCGGCATCCTGAGCGACGGCTATGTGTCCTCCACCTCGCCGTTCGGCACCCGCACCGGCTTCATCAAGGAACTGATCCGCATCGGAGACAAGAAAGCCTACTTCTTCGGGTTCGCCCCGCGCGACATCAACTGGCAGCAGGAGACGGTGAACGGCTACTTCCTGAACTCCGACGGCAGCTGGTACCGCAAGACCGTGCCTCTCCCGGATGTCGTCTACAACCGCCTGCCGAGCCGCAAGGCCGAGACCGGCACCTATATTTCCACGCTCCGCGAACGCTTCGTGCGCAAGGGAATCCCCTTCTTCAACTGGAGCTTCTTCAATAAATCCGATGTCTACAAGCTGCTCGACAAGGATGTCGAGGCGCTCCGCCATCTGCCGGAGTCGGTATCCGCTCCGACGGAGGAGAAGATCAAGGAGCTGCTGAGCAAGCACAGCTTCGTCTACTTCAAGCCATCCGGCGGCAGCCTCGGAGCCGGCATCTACCGCCTCACCTACCAGCCGAAAAAGGGTTATTTCGCCCGCTACCGCAGCGGCGGCAAAAACGTGCTGCTTCGATTCGGCACCTTCCAGGGCCTCATGAAGACGCTGCATGCCCGCATCGGCAGCTCCTTCAGCGGTTATGTGGTGCAGCAGGGCATCCGGCTCGTGGAAATCGACGCCTGCCCGATCGACTTCCGCTTCCACATGCACAAGAACGGCCGCAACGAATGGGTGACCGCCGGCATCGGCGCCAAAAAAGCGGGACGCGGCAGCGTCACGACGCATATCAAGAACGGCGGCTCCCTGATGACGCCGGCAAACGCCCTCTCGCGCGCATTCGGCGGCGAGACGAGCGAAGTGCTCGAGAAAGCGAAAAAAGTGGCCGTGAAGATGTCGGAGGCGATCGAGCGCAACTATCCTCACCGCCTAGGCGAGCTCGGTCTGGATATCGGCATCGACAAGGACGGCGACGTCTGGATGTTCGAGGCCAACGCCAAGCCCGGACGGTCCATTTTCAAGCATCCCGCCCTGAAGACGGAAGGCCGCGCCTCTCTGGAATATATTCTGGAGCATTGCCTGTACCTGAGCCGCTTCCGGGGGAGGGACAGCTGA